TGCATAATTTCACATTTCCATTCTACGGCACAAAGCCGTGGATCGATTGTCGAGATTCGGAGAATCGGAGATACTATTACTAACACAGATACACGTTGATTGTTACCCAAAGATTTAGATAAATCATACAGGTTCCATCGGTAAGATACGGAGTACGTACATGCATATCAATGTTGCAAAAAAGAATACTAGTATGATAAGGTACCACTAAATAAATTTTGCGGCGTGCACGTCATTAATGAACAAATAATACCTATTATTTATGTTGATTAattctttttatttatgttgTCTCCttctacaaaaattatatgatCTCGCATCTTATAGTATCCATAAACCAGAGAGTTTTGACCTTCTTCATTGGCAATACAGAGGAATGATATAATCTTCAGTAAGGGAGATGCTTCCGTCAGTGCGTCGGCTCAATTCCTGTTCAGTTATGCCGACGCGATGCTTCTGATTAAGGACAAGTCTCTTGCACCAGATATTAAAGGAAAATCGTCTCTAGTTGCTCCTGTGCCTGCCGTTGATCTTAATACAGTTCGTCAAACGTCCGAGTGGAAGCCACCAGACACAGGGTGGACAAAACTGAATGTGGACGCAAGTTTTTTGCCGATATCTGGAGAGGCTGCGTGGGGTGCGGTTGTTCGTGATGAGCACGGGTCGGTCGTCGCCTCAAGTTGGAATGTTATCGATGACTGTCAGTCGGTGGAGATGGCAGAGGGTTTTGCCTGCCTAGAGGGCATCAAATGGGTTCGTGGTTTCAGTGCCCTACCGCTCATCCTCGAAAACGACTGTCAGGGGCTTATCACGACGCTGCTTGATCCTACAGAAACAAGATCTTCTCTAAGGCCTGTCATTCAGGAAATTAGACACCTTGCCCCCTTCGATCCTGGCATTCAGTTCAAGTTCACAAGTCGCGTTAACAATGGAGTAGCTCATGAGATTGCTAAGTTCTGTATAGTTTAGGCCGTGGTGGTGTGGTGTGGGAGGGCGTTCCGCCTTGTGCTGAACGATCGCTTGCATGTGATTGCAAGAACATTCCTGTTTGATTAATATAGCACcacctttttaaaaaaaaatacagataaTACATGTAATCACGTCATAATTGGAAGACtagtactttctccgtccaacgaAAGAGATCTCAAGTATGTCAAAACTtggaattcaaatttagtcaaagttgagacatcttttattggacggaggaagtaacatAGTTTTAGTTTTGAACATAACTAGGAAAGTGTACAAACAGAAACAGTGATTTTTAgatgaatacatagtttcattttattaaggTGAATATACTACTGTAGTTTTATAAAGAAGGTTCCCCTTCCAAGCACTAGAGACGTGCACTTCTGTTCTGCCGTGGGAGTATTTGAAATCACTGACGTCGGCGTCTTTCGAAGCCGCAGGTTGCAACTAACCAGCGTGACCAGTGggctttgttttttctttgttttccatTCAGTAAAATGATCATGTTTCATGTTTGTACCCCAACCACATGTCCACTTGTGCAATGTGCGTGCCGGTGAGGTGGACATATGGGGCTGTGGAACTGCCTGTCTCCACGTGAGTGTACATTTATTTGGAGTCTGCGTGAGGTTCGGAACCTGGGAAGGATGCGTGGCAGAGAATACAGCCATTCATGACAGGTAACTCATCTGGTGGCCAGCCATGCCAGTGAGATTGAAGTACTGTTTCCTAAGCCAACGGGCAACCGGAGGCAGGATCACCCAAATTCAGAAGATATTACGAATACGTggcagatttagtacaagggtcggagggagtaggtggGTTGACGAAGTATGCTCGTGTATCTCTAAAGAATTTAAATACAAAAATTTCATCTACGGATagagaaacagaaaaaacaaacaaattaaactatgtgttaaaaaaatattttagtaTGTATACACAATGAACATATATCATACTATTTGTGTcattaatttcttttttttctcaacttGTGTGTGTTGTATTTGAAATTTTCTGGCATTGTTaattacacaaaaaaaaacttcttaaAATTGGTGTGCTCCGAGGCTTGGGAGCATGGACGGCAACACCGCAAGCCATGAAGCACTAGATATTCTCTCACCATAGATCTAGCTCAAGTAGGGAGATAATTTCAGGCTTGGTGTTGGTGCACCCATCTCTTAGAGAAATACAACTTTGTAAGCATTTACATCATAAATATAATAAGAAAAATGTTAAATTCGAATGGCagcttgaaaaaaaatacaaaacctGACATGAATACTAACATTATTCATGGTcggtatatttttctatttctaaGTTTACATTATGTTTTTTATGTTGGGTTTAGAATGTTCAAGCAGGGTGAACAATGGTCTCTAttgcattgtttttttttaatcaacaCTTCTATAAAACCAAAGCAGAGGACATCAAACGCAGATTGTGCGAGTTTCCTTCAGGTGGGTCTTGGACACTCCAGTGATGCATTTACTAGGAATTACGAAAATACATAACTCAAGTTCCAATTGATTGGGCCCAGCAAGAACAATAATATAGACAAATTGGCTATAAGATTTTGTCATATCATCTATAAGCAGTATAACAATGTAGCTAGTAGGTATAATAGTTGTCTATAAAGGTGCACTAATTTATTCATATCTAGTCCATTTTATAGTCTCACGCAGCTCTTAGGAGCTCATGCTGCACCTGTCTATTAACTTATAACCTacttcctttttatttcttcttctctcccctccgacaaaacaaaaatataattcTTTATAGCCAGCTTACACCATCCTATTAAACTTGCTCGTATGGAAGTGGTGCTTGTACCGGGTCACTGTGTCTCTGCACCTGGGCCATTTCAGAAGGTTTCGGGATGATACGAGTACGTTGGTAGGGGCATGCTTGGTCGGAGCCCAAGCTTGTCATTTTGGGAGGCAAATAATTGGTCATATTGTTGTTGGCCAACTCcatttcatgcatattaattgtcttaaatatgcctaaatatggatgtatctatgttggaaaacacgtctagatacatataatatttcgacgattaatatggatcggagggagtaataattaGAGTTGACTCAGGGGCATCGACATGCCAAATTGTGGCAACAGTCCAAACAAAGTCGAACTTAGCAGTCCTGTAGCGCTAGAGTAGGTTGCTTCGTACTAGCGGGTCGTTCGGAGTGTTATTTTTCCTGGAAAAGGGTGGATCAGTCCCCAGATATTGTTGTTAGTAGTTTGCTATCAAGGTGGTGTGAGGAGATAATAATGTCATTCTTATTTCGAACTGCATATTAGGATACTGCCCTCCTGAATGggaaatgtatttttttacgATATCTCATGAGTAATGAAATCCCCTGTATCCGAATGTTCGTAACATGATTCAATGGGCAAAAGCTGTACTTCATGATAAGGATGAAGACATTACAGGATTACACGCATGACATTCCCTAATCTGGCAGgtggtttttgtttttttgaaagatatgGTTTTTTGAACAAACTGGCATTCAACGATTGAAAGTTTAAAATGTATCGTCTGTACTAAATTTAAAAAACGTCAGTTTAATCTCCTGTGGTTTTTTGAATTTAGTACAGACGATACATCAGCATGTTTTAAACTTCGATCGTTAAATGGcagtttgttttattttggcCTGTACACCGCCCGAAGATGGTTTGCTGCCTAGGTTAGATTTTGTATGGTGACGGAGAAAATATGAGGTCATGTGCCGATGCGTCCCATGCCATTCTAATGAAGTGCAGTACGCATGTATGTCCAACCGTGTgaggaaaaaaacaattgATCAATGGGCTATAGagttttgctttgtttttctttcttaaaaaatgtcttttagagaagagtaaaatgcactcaTCACCGTCACTAATTTGGTTCCGATTCTCAATTTAGTCACTATGTTTTGAAAAACGAAAATTATGGTCGGTGAACTTGACGAGTTATCCCTCACCAGTACCGTATTTTGTACGTATGGGTCTGTGCATGTGCCAGCTCAGGTCAAATTTTTGCATTCGGCACCCTAAATAATAATTCACGAGGACCAGAACACATTTTTGTAAACTCAGGAGCTGTGGGACCCATCAAATCCCTTACTGTTGAAAAATTCCCTATTCCCCCACCCAAATCCCTCACCCGAATCCCCTCCCTTGTAGCTTATTCAGGGGTCTTGATGCAAAAATTTGATCTGAGCTGACACAGGCTAGGAACCCTAATTTCGTGCTTTTTGCAACCAGCGAGCTGCTAGTAAAGTTCGAGAGTTACACTTAAGAGACAGCATACTACATCAATCTCTGAAATGGTGTGTGACGATGGTGGTGACACTAGTCTAGACAGTTTATTAGCCAATCATAGCGTACCGAGTCTGGTGCTTAAGTCACTTGAACGTATTAAACCTTCTCGCGACAGCGATTTACTCCGACTTCACCAAATCGTCTGGTTTACTTGCAGACGGGGACATTGTTGCGTTCGGCTTGTCAGCCTCCAATCCTTCAGAACGCAGACCCCATGTAACCCTGCTCCAACGTCCAACCTAAGCGATCCATCTCTCAAAACGCAAACTAAACCCAGAATTCGGATACAAATTTGCTATTTGTAAGGGCGCCCAGAAGGTGCTCTGCTTTTTCATCAGACCGATGGCTCGCGAGTCGCGAGTCAACTTGTATCAGCGGAAGCCTGCAGTGCAGACCATTTATTAACCGGCACTCCACGGCCGCGAAGTCCACCGGGCGTGTTAGCTCCGCTCCGTCACGACACTTGCCGCGCGCGGCCCGCCCAAAAAGACTTTAATCGAGCAGAATCCGCCGTATAACAAGGCCACGCCATCATCTCGAACTGAACTCGAAAAACAAACTAGGCTAGCCTCCCATAGCTGCTTCTTCTGGTGTTTCTGGTCTCTTCCAGTTCCATTAATTAATCCCACGTACGCCATGGCGACCGTCGGGCCGTCGTACAACGCCACCACAGCGGACGAGAAGAAGGAGCCGACGAGGCCGCTCGCCCACCCATCCCCGGCCGTCCACCCGGCGaccaacgacgacgacgacatcgAGGTCCAGCaccaggaggaggccgcgaCGGGCCCCGCCGGCAGCAACAAGCGCAGCTGGCGCTCCGCGCAGTACCTCcgcaagcggcggcggctcgtgctctgctgctgcggctgctgcgtGACCACCGTGGTCGCCGTGGGCATCGTGGCTCTGGTGCTCGCGCTCACCGTGTTCAAGGTCAAGGACCCCGTCTTCACCATGAACCGCGTCACCCTGGAGGACGTGAACGGCGACTTCCTGGGCAACGGCACGGACCGCCCGGTGTCCGTGAACGCTACGCTCAACGCCGACGTCTCCATCGAGAACCCGAACGTGGCGTCCTTCAGCTTCGCGCGCAGCGAGACGGACTTCTACTACAACGGGGAGACGGTGGGCGTGGCGCACGCGCCAgacggcgaggtcggcgccgGGCAGACCTTGCGGATGAACGTCACGCTGGACGCGCTCGCCGACCGGATCTCGCCACACGTCAACTTCACCGACCTCATCTTCGGCCAGGACTACGACCTCACCAGCTACACGGAGATCAGCGGGAAAGTGAACGTGCTGGGGATCTACAAGAGGGACCTGTACATCAAGGTGAACTGCTCCATCACCTTGGAGGTCAGCGTCTTCAACTCGGTCCAGAGCAAAACTACGGACTGTGTCGCAGATGTGAGGTGATCGCCCTATCAGGggcggctagctagcttcatGGGTTGACAATTTTCTGTTACTATTGTGTACTCTATTTGTATTTCTCCGGCCGGATCCTCCATTTCTTCGAGCTATAGACTGCCATGCCATGTAATTACTTGTTTTGAGGTGATTGTGTATAAGTATACATGTCAGTGTGGTTAGTTAACTTTATATTATAAGGTCACAACTTAGCAACTTTGGGTATTGCTTTGGCTGGTTTTTATCTACTCGGACAGGACAGGACAAGAGCAAGCCTACTAATTCATTTTCTAGAGACTGGTAGGCTAACTACCATTTCTCATATGGTCCTTTTTTTCTGACGTATGTCGCGCGTATTTTCTAGTTTATCCGGACCGGTACCTTCTTGATTGCGATCACTATATCTCTTTTGCTTAATCCCGTGCTGTAGCCAATGTCATGCGACAGGCGCAGTGAGCTGCCTCGTGAGCAGGGGCGGAGAAAGTTGAGGGGGGCACTTAGACATTCTTAAGATGGTATAAATTAAATTAGAGGGGGCATCAATGATGAAATTCTAACATTTACATTGGTATATTAAAATTGCATTGGTCCTCGTAGCCTATAAGCTGGATCCGCCCATGCTCATGAGTACTATAAATCTGAAGAGGTTTTCATGTTCAAATATGAACAAGCTGTATTAATATTATCTTGGGTTCACAGATTGTAATTATGTTTACAGATAAGGATACCTTCCCAACTCGATGATTTTGGACTCTACAATTGGTTTCTAAGAGTTTGGTATCCTTGTTTTGCTTGATACTCTTGTGGTGGCTTGGCATCATTTATTACTACTTGAAAAAAAACCTTTTACCGACAAATGCTTAAACACCTTCATCGACGGGTTTAGCGCTCGCCAATAACTATGTGTCAATGGAGAGCCCATCTCCACAGACGAGCAAGACACTCGTCAGTGCAGTGTTCATAACCATTGACATAGGAAGATGTTTCTACCCGCCAGTACTAACTATGAGAAGAGGGGCGGAGTGGCGGTTATTCGGCATTGTTTTATAGTCGTTGACATTTCGACATGGACAGCGGACACTTTCTCTTCCCAAGCAACCGCCTCGCGCATGTTTCTTCTCCTCACTACATGGACTGCCTAGTGACGGGAAGTAATAAGGGCATGTTAGTGGGATCACCCTATGGGGACGACTAATTAAGCCAACATTGACATCAAGACCAATATATGCGCCAATGAGTTGAATCTATGTGTCGGTGTTGTATCCCAAAATGGGACTCGAACCACACATCTGCTGACAGGCAACCCACCTCCTGCCAGGCTAGCTAGTTAGTGACGGCGCAACTGCGCTGACAGGCTAGCCCTTACCATGGAGGGAAGGTTTCTTTTTTGGGGTAGTGTACACAGGCACGATATGGTGGTTGCCTCCTTCTTCCTGAGTAGGACTCTATGACACGTACAGGTAAGACTCTTTGTCAGTTTGGATATGAACTCGATGGTATAGATTGGCAGGTCAAATAGTATGTGAAATGCACATAATGAGTAGttaaggctggtcatagtgggagTGACATAGGTGGTATCATGCAATTTCACCTAAACATTTGGTTGATGTGTCATACCATGAAatgcagtggcggagccagaaaTCGAAGAAGGATGGTGCTAATATAGGCCTAATGGTGCTATATCTGTAGATTTTCATACTTATAAGCCGGATTATCAATAGCTTCTCCTTCTAAACATCCTAGCTAGGCCGGTGCCACACCGCCCTGGATCCGCCCGTgattaaatgaaaaaagatATAGTAGTAGGATACGGGTAACATAATGTTTTTCAAGGTATGGTGTCTTTTCTAAAGCAATAAATGAAGGCACTATGATACTATGCTTATGATACTATACATTATAAAGATACTCTATGTTACTCTCACTATGACCAGTCTAATGGTCAAAATTAAACCTCAAAATTTGTGAAGTACACTGAATGAGTTGTTAAGATATGATTATGAGCCAACCTATCTCTCTTTACAAACATTGTTATACTAAAAAGATATAATTACATGTTATTTAATTTTTATAAACTATTAGGGATGTTTGGGAGTATTTTTCAATGAAGTTTCAGTACGTAGTTCAAAAATACCAAAACTGTACTTAGCAATACCATACTCCCAAACAACTTCTTAATTATAGATTACTGTTCTTTCTGTAAATTTCTATGAAATTAATGCCAGCTCCCCAAACGGGCATAAATGGTTTATCTTGCAGGCAAGCACTAGAGGGTTTTCTATAGGTGCAAGAACAACAGTTAAGACAAAGCTAGCCGTTCATTGCATACAAGACAAAAAAGGATCCGAGGTCTTCGCGGTATTACTCTTACATGTGCTTAGCACAAATATACACTTTGGttgtttttgaactttttgcAAATCAAATGGGCTCGTTTAGAGCAATTTCAAGTGCACAAGTAACTCCAAAAATGACACTAGATATGATGACTAGCCAATAAACGTACAATGTGAGACAGAGAATAGGAAGCAGCAATTCAATCTGTACCAAAAAGATCAATATTTCCTCATTATGGCATGGGTTGAAACATCAAATTCAGTAGGTTAACATTTACAACAAAATGACTTCAGTTTATAAAGTCATTGTTAGTTAGGTAGTCATCCAAATCCTCAACTTCTTTTTTGACTAAATTCCAAATCCTCAAGTAGGCACTTGGTAGCACGGTAGGTCCCAATGTTCCACGTAATTCTATGCATCCTGCGCTGTATCCTTGAATTTTCGGCCTCAAGGACCCAAATTTGGGAAAACATTGCCAGGGTGATTTTGTTTGGGGTCAGACAACATAGATATACTGGCAATTTTCAGTACTGAACCAAGAATAGAGTAATTCAGAAGCCCACATGATAGCTTCACTGTGATGAAACAATAATTGACAATAACGTGATTGCCTTACACAAAGAATATGTTCTGCTAACCATACACGGAATCACATGTCCATGTATGTAGCCACAAAGGTTAGCAGGCAAATGAACTGTTTTTGGACGCAGCAATCAACATTCATGCAACATCCAACTCACCAACCATCTAGAGCGAGGAAAATTCCTACGCGTATACTAAGGGGCTTTAATGAGGAATGCTGTTGCTTACCTGGCTGTTGCAACAATGTGGTTGTTGCATATATGGAGAATGCAAAGGTTATTTTTCCACGCTATTTATTGCAAACAAGACTAAAAGAATGATAAAACAAAGCAGCAATACATTTCACCTATGATAACAGTAATCCAACATATATTTGTCGATCAGCAAGCAATCGAAGTATCAAACTCATAGAATAAGACAAACCACCTAATGAtcacaattaaaaaaaaagaatgcaaaCTGTGCAAAGAATATTTAACTTTTGATCGATCTACGATCTCTGTCATGTTGTATAGCAACTGCAAACACTCAATTATACCATCTCACGATAAGGCAATCGATCTGCAACGGAAACCAGTAACATTGTATTTACAACTATGCCTTGCTCCAGCATCTACTTCTAAGTTACAAAATTTCGTCGAAGCAATAGTACTACTACGAAGCAAACAACCGTCTGCATATCCTAAGCACACCACCGGTCGAACTAGCACCTAAAATCCCACATGCATGTACCCCTGACCAATGAAGCAATCCAACAAATTTATAACAACCTTAACCTTAAACGCAAAAAAGCAGAAGTACTAATTAAAGATCACCAATGTGCCATTCACCTGCTGCGCCTTCGATCGGCGGCGTAGTGCGAGAGCGGGACGAGCTCCGAGAGCGGCGTCGCGAGCGGCGTGGCGACGGGCGTGGGGATGGGGGACGATCTGCACACGGGGCACGACCCGCTCCTGCGCAGCCAGGCGTCGAGGCACATGACGTGGAACCTGTGCCTGCACTCGGGCATCAGACGCAGCATCTCCCCGTCCCTGTACTCGCAGAGGCAGATCGAGCAcatggcgtcggcgtcggcggcagcggccctgGACCTGGAGAAGGGGGCCTTGGGGTACGACGCGATGGCGGCGGGGTCGAGCCCGACGGGGGAagaggcggccgcggccgccgaggaGTAGGCGTCGGGGGACTCGGACCCCTCGGCGACGAAGAGCACGCGCGGGACGGTGATGGAGAGGTGGCTGGAGCCGGAGGTGGGCGTGAAGGCGCCCGTGAagtggccgccgcccccggccgCCCCGCCGTGCCGGAAGCAGAAGTAGGacgcgaggaggagggaggcaaggagcacgaggaagCCGAGCGCGATGGCGATGGAGTAGCCGAGGCCGAGCGTGGCGAGCGAGGAGAGGATGGAAGCGGAGGACATGGGGATCGTGCGTGGAGGGCTGCgacgggcgacggcggcggccgagtgAGTAGTCGAGATGATTTTCGAGTTGGGAGGAAGTGATGCAATGGCATTGGCGGTGTGGTGCGCGTGGAGGGGTCGATGAGCTGGAAGGGAGTAAATGGGGATGGTGGCGTGGTgaattttcttcctttctctctcGTCCCGTCGCAGGGGGCCTAGATCTGTTGGTGGTGGGTGGCCGGAGCCAGCGGCTGTATTTATTGCCGGAGAGGGAGGACGGGCCGAGGAGTAATGGCGGGAGATGGGGATGGGGATGCTCTGCTTGGCTCGGCTGCGGGGGAGGCCAGTTGGCCAGTTGGGACTTCGGGAGGGACAAGACAAATTGGGGGAGGGAAAATCTTGTGGAGCTGACTGCTGCTCGGATAATGGAGTTGGAGGTTACAGCATTTGTTTCCGAAAGAACTCCGTAGCGCTCGTCCGCGCGGCGCGGACGAAGCCGACCACGTACGAGCGctcctttctcttttctctttctggGCCGTTTCATTTCTTTTCCTGACTCCTGTTTTCAATTAGCCTTCCCAGGCGGTGTCTCTTCCCCCCTTcgctttttctttttttctttaatttttttgcatcGGCCTcgttcctcctcgcctcctcgaCTCCGCCGCTCTCTTCCTTCGCGGATTCTCTCCAGAGGTCGTCCCAATCCTCGGCGTTGTGGACGGAAGCTGCCTTCCTCCATCCGCGAGATTTCTCGGCGGCACGGGTGGGGGCGGGCGCTGGGTATTTTTTCAGTCGACTCGGCGTCATTGGGTGGCGGTTGCCCCATCCAGTCTAGTCGTCGGCGTGGGTCGCTGCTGACTCCGCGATTCCAAGAGCGGCACGAATCCTCATCGTCGCCGCATCTGGGGCTTCTAGGCTTCTGGATTCGCGGAGCTTCTCCTCGCCGGATTTTCTCGGGCCCGGCCATACCAAGGTAGGGGGTAAGACACTGGGAACCCTCCCTTTTCGATAGCTGCTGGCGTCGTTGGTGTTTTACACTCGGTTTTACCTGGCACGTTGTTCCTGTGCATGCAGGACGTGAGATTGAGTTAGCTGCTTGGAGACCCAGGTGTCGAACGCGACCACACGGGGAGCATGCGGCTGCAGTTATTTTGCGGTTGAATCATCAGCAGGTGACCACTCCTTTTCCATCCCTGGTCTCCCTTACCTCTGATATGACTGACCTCTGAATAAATCCTGATGTTTGGTGTAGAATGATACAACATGAGTGTTTGTCTTGTGGGCAAAATGAGTGTTCCAACACAAATTACATTGGTTTTCAGTTACGACAGTACTCCGGATGTTTCATTTAGAATGATAGTACAAATATATTACCCGTGCTTTCTGTTGTGATTCTTGTTTTTTCCTGAGATGTCAGTGATCTATGAATAAGTTGTCTATGTAAGTTCACTGCTGTTGCAAGTGCTCATGTTTCACTTTAGGCTCTAACACTTGTATAGCTAAATAAACAGATCGctagtcttttttttgttttgagttAACTAATGGTTTTGCATGCTGGGACTAGAAGCAACCAGCAACAACTTTTTTATTCCAGTGATTCTGTTGGAACTAGCAACATTAGAAATTATAGCCATAACTGTTTGTGGTTTGGATTTTCTGTTACTTTTAGATTTAATTTTTATGGTTGCAATAGAGCAAATAGTAACTTGTGAAGAACCGAGCAATCAATTAGCATTTGCTGAACCTCAGGGTAGTTCCATGTTGAGAAGCAAAATAAACCTTGACGGATGGATTGCTAGAAATAGAAGAGATGGTGCTTTGGAAAGCGAAATAGCTACGCTAGCTAGGTGGATGATGAGAGGATGG
The Brachypodium distachyon strain Bd21 chromosome 2, Brachypodium_distachyon_v3.0, whole genome shotgun sequence genome window above contains:
- the LOC100841021 gene encoding uncharacterized protein LOC100841021, with product MATVGPSYNATTADEKKEPTRPLAHPSPAVHPATNDDDDIEVQHQEEAATGPAGSNKRSWRSAQYLRKRRRLVLCCCGCCVTTVVAVGIVALVLALTVFKVKDPVFTMNRVTLEDVNGDFLGNGTDRPVSVNATLNADVSIENPNVASFSFARSETDFYYNGETVGVAHAPDGEVGAGQTLRMNVTLDALADRISPHVNFTDLIFGQDYDLTSYTEISGKVNVLGIYKRDLYIKVNCSITLEVSVFNSVQSKTTDCVADVR
- the LOC100841321 gene encoding RING-H2 finger protein ATL67-like produces the protein MSSASILSSLATLGLGYSIAIALGFLVLLASLLLASYFCFRHGGAAGGGGHFTGAFTPTSGSSHLSITVPRVLFVAEGSESPDAYSSAAAAASSPVGLDPAAIASYPKAPFSRSRAAAADADAMCSICLCEYRDGEMLRLMPECRHRFHVMCLDAWLRRSGSCPVCRSSPIPTPVATPLATPLSELVPLSHYAADRRRSR